In the Gossypium raimondii isolate GPD5lz chromosome 9, ASM2569854v1, whole genome shotgun sequence genome, one interval contains:
- the LOC128032589 gene encoding uncharacterized protein LOC128032589, with amino-acid sequence MESTALSGRMARWQILLSEFDIVYVSQKAVKGSAIADFLASRALEDYEPLSFDFPNEDLMCIAAIEENSQEGYSWRLNFDGASNAVDNGIGAVLVSPNGDHYPFTCKLDFDCTNNMAEYEACIMGIRAAIERRIKVLEVYGDSALVIYQLRGEWETRDPKLINYRKLVLELIKEFEDITFCYLPRDENQMADALATLASMIKVNRHEDMKPIQMSIMKTRLIVTILKKEKSMIVLGIKIYYDM; translated from the coding sequence GCCCGATGGCAGATCTTACTGTCTGAATTCGATATTGTCTACGTGAGCCAAAAGGCTGTGAAAGGGAGTGCAATTGCTGActttctagctagtagagctTTGGAGGACTACGAGCCGTTGagttttgatttcccaaatgaagatttgatgtgtATAGCGGCTATCGAAGAAAATTCACAAGAAGGTTACAGTTGGAGgctaaactttgatggagcctcgAATGCTGTGGacaatggaattggggcagtcctaGTGTCCCCGAATGGTgatcattatcctttcacttgcaaattggattttgattgtacaaaCAACATGGCAGAATACgaagcatgcatcatgggtatTCGTGCAGCTATAGAGCGAAGAATCAAAGTGTTAGAGGTCTATGGAGATTCAGCATTAGTGATATATCAGCTCAGGGGtgaatgggaaacgagagatCCCAAATTAATCAATTATCGAAAGTTGGTCCTCGAATTGATTAAGGAGTTTGAGGACATCACTTTTtgctatctcccacgagatgagaACCAGATGGCTGATGCACTAGCTACTTTAGCCTCCATGATCAAGGTGAACAGACATGAGGATATGAAGCCTATCCAAATGAGTATCATGAAGACCCGGCTTATTGTTacaatattgaagaaggagaaaTCGATGATAGTCCTTGGTATCAAGATATACTACGATATGTAA